One window of the Terriglobia bacterium genome contains the following:
- a CDS encoding rhamnogalacturonan acetylesterase: MRYVKILILLLLLSGITVAKGPITVYLAGDSTMAEKLAEKRPETGWGEPLQAGFKEGKVRVENHAKNGRSTRTFIEEKLWQAIVDKLKKGDYVFIQFGHNDQSKEKVERYASPEAYRANLVRFVRDVREKKAVPVLLTPVMRRRFNEQGEFYDSHGEYPDIVRGVAAEYRVPLIDLHRKSEQVIRQYGAESSKQLFLWLKPGENPNYPKGVQDNTHFSPRGAEIIAGLVVDGIREQKLGLGKYLKKRGKKSPN, from the coding sequence GATCACAGTCTACCTGGCGGGTGACTCGACCATGGCAGAAAAACTTGCCGAAAAACGTCCTGAGACCGGCTGGGGCGAACCTCTGCAAGCGGGCTTCAAAGAAGGAAAAGTCCGCGTGGAGAATCACGCAAAAAATGGCAGGTCCACGCGAACCTTCATTGAAGAAAAACTGTGGCAGGCCATCGTCGATAAGTTGAAGAAGGGCGACTACGTGTTCATCCAATTCGGACACAACGACCAATCGAAGGAAAAGGTGGAGCGCTATGCATCTCCCGAGGCCTATCGCGCCAACCTGGTCCGATTCGTTCGTGACGTGAGAGAGAAGAAGGCCGTTCCGGTTTTATTGACGCCCGTGATGCGTCGTCGATTCAATGAGCAGGGTGAGTTTTACGACTCCCATGGCGAATATCCTGACATCGTGCGGGGCGTCGCGGCGGAGTACAGGGTGCCGTTGATCGACCTGCACCGCAAAAGCGAACAGGTGATCCGGCAATACGGCGCGGAAAGTTCAAAACAGCTCTTTCTCTGGCTGAAGCCGGGAGAAAACCCCAACTATCCCAAGGGGGTGCAGGATAACACCCATTTTTCTCCCCGTGGGGCGGAGATCATCGCCGGCTTGGTCGTGGATGGAATCCGCGAACAAAAACTCGGATTGGGCAAGTACCTCAAGAAGCGCGGCAAGAAATCTCCAAATTAA